The window CGCCGACCACCAGGATCAGCACCAGCAGGCCAAGATCTTTCTTGCTCATTGCACTCCTCCCGCTGCCTGCAGCGATTTCGGCTTCTTGCCCACCGCCAGCAAAAGCACGTTTTCCTGGCTGAAATCGGCCTTGTCGAGAATGCCGGAAATCTGCCCCTCATGCATGACGGCGATGCGGTCCGAGACGCCGATCACCTCTTCCATGTCGCTGGAGATCATCAGCACGGCGACACCGGCGTCGGCCAGCGCCCGCATCAGCCCGTAGATCTCGGCTTTGGCGCCGATGTCGATGCCGCGTGTCGGCTCGTCGAGGATCATCACCTTGGGGTTCATCGCCAGCCATTTGGCCAGCACGACCTTCTGCTGGTTGCCGCCCGACAGCGTGCCGGTGCGGGTCAGGACCGACGGCGCCTTGATGCCGAGGTCCTTCTTCTGCTTCTCGGCGGTGGCGATTTCCGCGCTGGTCGACACCAGCGAGCGCTTCGCATGCGCCGGCAGATTGGGCAGCGAGATGTTCTGCGCGATGGAGAGGTCAAGCAGGATGCCGGTGAGCTTGCGGTCCTCCGGCACCAGGAAGATGCCGTTCGCCACCGCGTCGGCAGCGGAGCCGACGTTGAGCGCCTTGCCCTCCAGCGCGACACTGCCGGCGAGCCGCTCGTCGATGCCGAAGAGGACGCGTGCCAGCTCCGTGCGCCCCGAGCCGACCAGCCCGGCAAGGCCGAGGATTTCGCCGCGCCTCACCTCGAGGTCGACCGGCCGGTCGGGATAGGCGGTGGTGCAGACGGAACTGGCCGAGAGCGCCACGCCGCCGGGCGCACGGCCTGCTTCGGCGGCCTTCTCGCGCTCCTTCAGCATACGGCCGATCATCAGCTTGACCATCTGGTCGTGGTTGATTTCGCTCTTCGGCAGCGTGCCGGCGAGCATGCCGTCGCGCAGCACCACGACACGGTCGGCGACGCGCTCGACCTCGTGCAGGCGGTGCGAGATGAAGATGACGCTGATGCCTTCCGCCTTCAGTCCCTTGATGACGTCGAGCAGCTTGTCGGTCTCGGCGATCGGCAGGCTGGAAGTCGGCTCGTCGAGGATCACCAGCCGCGCCCTGATCGACAGCGCCTTGGCGATCTCGACCATCTGCTGCTGCGCAAGCGACAGCGAGGCGACCGGCGCGTCGGCGGAAAAATTGGCGCCGACGCGCTTTAAGAGCGGCGCCACCATCTCGCGTAGCTTGGCGCGGTCGACGAGCTTCAGTGGCCCGCCGCGCAGCGGCTCGCGGCCGAAGAAGATGTTGGCGGCGACATCGAGGTTGTCGAACAGATTGAGTTCCTGGTGCACGAAGGCGATGCCGGAGCCGAGGCTGGCTTCCACGGTCAGCCCGTCATGCGCGACGCCGTCGACGGTGATGCTGCCGCTGTCCGGCCGCGTCACCCCGCCGAGGATCTTCATCAGCGTCGATTTGCCGGCGCCGTTCTCGCCGACCAGGCCGATCACCTCGCCCGGCCTGACCTCCATCGAAAACCCGTCCAGCGCCACGACGCCAGGATAGGTCTTGCGCACCGCCTCAAGGCTCAGGAATGGAGCGGATTGAACGATGGATGGGTCGGAATAGTTCATCGCGCCATGGTTCATCGAGCTAGCCAGCAGCCGGTGGGCCACAGACTGACGGGCCTTGCAAGGCCCGTCAATACAGGCGCCGGCTCAAGGTCCGCTTTGAGCCGGCGCAACTGTGCTGAGCTTACTTGCCCTGCATTGCCTTGAGATTTTTGGCGTAGGCGTCGACGTCATCCTTGCCGATGATCTTGGTCGGGATGATGATCAGGTTACCGGCCGGGATGCCCGACTTGTCGCCCTTGAGATAGGCGGCCATCAGCTTCATGCCCTGATAAGCCCATTCGAACGGCTGCTGCACGACGGTCGCGGCGACCGTGCCTTCCTTGACGCCGCCCAGCGTGATCGGATCGTCGTCGAAGCCGACGACGGTGATCTGGCCGAGCTTGCCGGCGTCGCGCAGCGCTTCATAGATGCGCGGCGTATTGTAGGAATAGAAGCCGACCATGCAGGTGATGTCGGGGCTGGCGACCAGCGCATCCTCGACATTCTTCTTGGCGCGCGCCTGGTCGATGTCGTCGCCGCGCACGTCGACCAGCTCGATCTTGCTGCCGGCGAGCCCGTCCTTCATGCCCTGGATGCGCTCCTTGGCGTTGTCGGCGCCGAGCAGGCCGACGAAGCCCAGGCACTTGCCGCCGTTGGGCATTGCCTTCTTGGCGATCTCGGCCGCCTGCTTGCCGGCGTCGACGTTGGACGAGCCGATATAGGCGACGCGCTTGGTCTGCGGGGCGTCGCTGTCGGTGGTGAACAGCGCCGTTTCCGACGCGATCTTGTTCAGCCCGTCGGTCGATGTCTTGGGGTCGACGGCCGAAACCATGATCCCCTTGACGCCGGCGGTCACCAGGTCGTCCATCAGCCGCTGCTGGATGGCGACCGACGACTGTTCGGGATATTTGAGTTCGAGAGTATAGTCGGGCAGTTCGCCCTGCGCCTTCTTCACGCCGGCTTCCGCGGCCTTCCAGAAGTCCGACGCACCGTTGACGACGAAGGCCAATGTCGGCTTATCGTCGGCACGCGCGATCGCCGTGGCCGCCAGGCCAAGCAGCAGGGCTGCCGTGGCGACGGATGCATTCCTGATCACAGATTTCATATTCAACCTCCCTTTTGAAACTATCGCTGATATCGGCTGCGGCCCGGACGCCCTCCTCCTCAAGGGGTGGCCCAAAGGTCTGGCAACTTAGGAACGGAGCCAATCCAGCCGCGACCGAAACACTAGACACTCATTCGACGTTCGTAAATAGTCCGATTTGTCTGACATTTTCGTGAGTGTGCGGCGGGTCCGTTTCCGGGGTCAAGCCGGTCTGATGGCGCGCCGCTTACACTCGTTGCCGTCACCGGCCGGAAGCCCCGATCTGGTTGCGACGCGTTGACAGTAGGACGCTTACGACTATTAGTAAAGAGTATTAGTTATGAGATGCCCGCAGCGGAGGAGACTATCGAAGCAGGGCGCGCACGGGAGGAGGGAGAGCGGTGGCGATCAGCTTTGCCGCCGCGGCGGTTTGAGAAAAATCAACCATTTTCCGCCCTTGGCCGGTCGTTTTTCGTCGTGTGATGACGCGAGTGGCATGGGATGCCTTGCGTGTGATAATATATATAAGCAAGGGTGCCCTGTCCGATAGGCGCGCCCGACGACATCTTGCCTTTGATGCGGCTTTGCCTGAGAGCGGCCGGGCTTGGGAAACGACGATGAGCGAACCGACACAACTGCGCGACCCTCCCGAGGCATCGAAGCGCCGCAGGCCGGCCGCCCGCGGCCCGAAGGGTCGCGTCACCATGACCGACATCGCCAGGGCCGCCGGCTGCTCGCAGGCGACGGTATCGTTCGTGCTCAACAATTCGCCGGGCATCCGCCTGTCGCAGCAAACCCGCGACCGCGTGATCGAGGCGGCACGGGCGCTGGGTTATTCGCCGCCACTGTTTTCCGCGCTGCG is drawn from Mesorhizobium sp. B1-1-8 and contains these coding sequences:
- a CDS encoding sugar ABC transporter ATP-binding protein, whose protein sequence is MNYSDPSIVQSAPFLSLEAVRKTYPGVVALDGFSMEVRPGEVIGLVGENGAGKSTLMKILGGVTRPDSGSITVDGVAHDGLTVEASLGSGIAFVHQELNLFDNLDVAANIFFGREPLRGGPLKLVDRAKLREMVAPLLKRVGANFSADAPVASLSLAQQQMVEIAKALSIRARLVILDEPTSSLPIAETDKLLDVIKGLKAEGISVIFISHRLHEVERVADRVVVLRDGMLAGTLPKSEINHDQMVKLMIGRMLKEREKAAEAGRAPGGVALSASSVCTTAYPDRPVDLEVRRGEILGLAGLVGSGRTELARVLFGIDERLAGSVALEGKALNVGSAADAVANGIFLVPEDRKLTGILLDLSIAQNISLPNLPAHAKRSLVSTSAEIATAEKQKKDLGIKAPSVLTRTGTLSGGNQQKVVLAKWLAMNPKVMILDEPTRGIDIGAKAEIYGLMRALADAGVAVLMISSDMEEVIGVSDRIAVMHEGQISGILDKADFSQENVLLLAVGKKPKSLQAAGGVQ
- a CDS encoding sugar-binding protein, translating into MKSVIRNASVATAALLLGLAATAIARADDKPTLAFVVNGASDFWKAAEAGVKKAQGELPDYTLELKYPEQSSVAIQQRLMDDLVTAGVKGIMVSAVDPKTSTDGLNKIASETALFTTDSDAPQTKRVAYIGSSNVDAGKQAAEIAKKAMPNGGKCLGFVGLLGADNAKERIQGMKDGLAGSKIELVDVRGDDIDQARAKKNVEDALVASPDITCMVGFYSYNTPRIYEALRDAGKLGQITVVGFDDDPITLGGVKEGTVAATVVQQPFEWAYQGMKLMAAYLKGDKSGIPAGNLIIIPTKIIGKDDVDAYAKNLKAMQGK